One stretch of Monomorium pharaonis isolate MP-MQ-018 chromosome 10, ASM1337386v2, whole genome shotgun sequence DNA includes these proteins:
- the LOC114255349 gene encoding TAR DNA-binding protein 43-like, which translates to MIQQVPCKVFVGRCTEDLTADDLRDYFSKFGEVTDVFIPKPFRAFSFVTFLDPEVAQSLCGEDHIIKGVSVHVSNAAPKSEGNNKNFNNQVNSNMRGGRGAPGPVDNNVQGNYQGNRYMGHSGNNMGPNGWNNPGNRGNLDMPNLQALGITGQNNGGGGGGGMSNPLAMGGLNLSALPVNPALVAAALNQASWGLIGNLQNQGNDQGYSNQPGPPGQPPSGNNSIGNSGNSGFLSWMNQGGGDGNTGNPGTGGPGPNNPNASQGAWQNHPGQRDQKSNTFLKYE; encoded by the coding sequence ATGATTCAGCAAGTACCCTGCAAGGTATTCGTCGGCCGCTGTACTGAGGACCTAACCGCGGACGATCTACGAGATTATTTCTCCAAATTCGGCGAGGTGACGGACGTATTCATCCCGAAACCCTTCCGCGCGTTCTCGTTTGTTACTTTCCTAGACCCCGAGGTCGCCCAGTCGCTCTGCGGCGAAGATCATATTATCAAGGGTGTCTCGGTACACGTCTCGAATGCCGCGCCCAAGTCCGAGggcaacaataaaaattttaataatcaagtGAACTCGAACATGAGGGGCGGCAGGGGCGCGCCGGGGCCCGTCGATAATAACGTGCAGGGCAATTATCAGGGTAACCGCTATATGGGTCATTCGGGCAACAATATGGGCCCGAACGGATGGAATAATCCCGGTAATCGCGGCAATCTCGATATGCCAAATCTACAGGCTCTTGGTATCACCGGACAAAACAacggcggtggtggcggtggtggGATGTCGAATCCGCTGGCGATGGGTGGTCTGAATCTGTCCGCGCTGCCGGTCAATCCGGCACTGGTGGCCGCCGCCCTTAACCAGGCGTCCTGGGGTCTGATCGGCAACCTGCAGAACCAGGGAAACGACCAGGGTTATTCGAACCAGCCGGGCCCACCGGGCCAGCCGCCCTCCGGTAACAACAGCATTGGCAACAGCGGCAATTCCGGCTTCCTCAGCTGGATGAACCaaggcggcggcgacggcaaTACTGGCAATCCCGGCACCGGCGGCCCCGGGCCGAATAACCCGAACGCGTCCCAGGGCGCCTGGCAGAATCACCCGGGTCAGCGCGATCAGAAATCGAATACCTTTCTTAAGTACGAGTAA
- the LOC105838684 gene encoding TAR DNA-binding protein 43 gives MSSYIQVAEDEGEEPIELPTEDDTTLLLTTLSAQFPGTCGLKYRNPESRTMRGVRLVDGRLHPPENGWGKAIYFCVFPKENKRKSDDNLENSTAKTKRMETKLRCTDLIVLGLPWKTTEQNLREYFETFGEVLMAQVKKDAKSGQSKGFGFIRFGSYESQLRCLAQRHMIDGRWCDVKVPNSKNIDGIMMARQYDTGKHGNECYRPIPVHTPSSRRVPASKPYVPSVNSSSSETAAPPPNAPPPRYDSEYDYKTTHYPSYPPNYPYDDNKYKYEGGGGGGGGGGGGSGGGGQQQVVYNAYNEKPGYVAYEESAAYDTRGYMPPPHANVAAAPANSAYPPSDADYGSRYYGEGRAYPADHCPEQYDKGRYSNYGYEQRCYYDQADGRYAVASDGRYEVRYADARHPDARHLPVDPGREADCRYIDTREMDRRYVVDGREPIDGRYAMDSREVDGRYAVTSDGRDPVDGRYADPARYPKENYYDRYYKHRPSRDHHVADTRY, from the exons ATGTCGTCCTATATCCAGGTTGCCGAGGACGAGGGCGAGGAGCCGATCGAGCTGCCGACCGAGGACGACACCACGCTCCTGCTCACCACCCTGTCCGCCCAGTTCCCCGGCACCTGCGGCCTCAAGTATCGCAACCCGGAATCCCGTACGATGCGCGGCGTTCGACTGGTCGACGGCCGCCTCCATCCGCCCGAGAACGGCTGGGGCAAAGCTATCTACTTCTGCGTATTCCCCAAAG AGAACAAACGTAAATCTGATGACAATTTGGAAAATTCCACAGCTAAGACTAAAAGAATGGAAACGAAGTTACGTTGCACTGACTTGATAGTACTTGGTTTGCCATGGAAAACAACCGAACAGAATTTACGCGAgtattttgaaacatttgGTGAAGTTCTTATGGCACAG GTAAAAAAAGATGCGAAATCTGGCCAAAGCAAAGGATTTGGCTTTATTCGATTTGGAAGTTATGAGTCGCAATTGAGATGCCTCGCTCAACGTCATATGATAGATGGCCGATGGTGCGATGTCAAGGTTCCTAACAGTAAG AATATAGACGGAATAATGATGGCACGTCAGTATGATACGGGTAAGCACGGTAACGAGTGCTACCGACCTATACCGGTACACACGCCGAGTAGCCGCCGAGTGCCGGCGTCGAAGCCGTACGTACCCAGCGTAAACTCGTCGTCGTCCGAGACCGCTGCTCCGCCCCCGAACGCGCCACCCCCGAGATACGACTCGGAGTATGATTACAAAACCACTCACTACCCATCGTATCCCCCGAATTATCCTTACGACGATAACAAGTACAAGTACgagggcggcggcggcggcggcggtggcggcggtggaGGCAGTGGGGGCGGCGGTCAGCAGCAGGTTGTCTACAACGCCTACAACGAGAAGCCGGGCTACGTCGCCTACGAGGAGTCCGCTGCCTACGATACCCGCGGCTACATGCCGCCACCGCATGCGAATGTCGCCGCGGCGCCCGCCAATTCCGCGTATCCACCGTCCGACGCCGATTACGGGTCGCGGTATTACGGCGAGGGACGTGCCTATCCGGCCGACCATTGTCCGGAGCAGTACGACAAGGGCAGGTACAGCAACTACGGATACGAGCAACGGTGCTACTACGACCAGGCCGACGGCCGTTACGCCGTCGCATCTGATGGCAGATACGAGGTGCGCTATGCGGACGCGAGGCATCCGGACGCGAGGCATTTGCCGGTCGATCCCGGCCGAGAGGCGGACTGCCGATACATCGACACCCGCGAGATGGACAGGAGGTACGTCGTCGACGGTAGGGAACCCATAGACGGCAGGTACGCGATGGACAGTCGCGAGGTCGACGGCCGTTACGCTGTCACCTCGGACGGCCGCGACCCGGTCGACGGTAGATACGCGGATCCAGCGAGATATCCAAAGGAGAACTACTACGACCGCTATTACAAGCACCGGCCGTCGAGGGATCATCACGTCGCGGATACGAGATACTGA